In Janthinobacterium sp. J1-1, a single genomic region encodes these proteins:
- the guaD gene encoding guanine deaminase, with translation MPIVPVSVQAYRASLLHFHADPAFSEDAHAFHTDGLLVVADGKVLAAGEYDQLLPGLPAGTEVIDYRGKLIVPGFIDTHLHFPQTEMIASPAPGLLPWLETYTFPTERAFEDPVHARNVAEFFLDELLRCGTTTAMVYGSVHPQSVDAFFGASEERGLRMVAGKVMMDRNCPDFLRDTAESGARESEELIRRWHKQGRSLYAITPRFVPTSTNEQMHLAGELARAYPDTYLQTHVSENEDECRWVRELHPQARSYLDVYDHYGMLRPRAMFGHCIWLDERDRARMAETSSAAAICPTSNLFLGSGLFDFERADAAKVLLSLATDVGGGTSFSMLQTMNEAYKVARLKGSYLPALRMFYLATLGAARAMQLEGTLGNFAAGTEADFIVLDKQSTPLLARRTAGCQSLEELLFAFALLGDDRAVAATYSGGQCVHVRGQG, from the coding sequence ATGCCGATCGTTCCTGTTTCAGTGCAAGCTTACCGTGCCAGCTTGCTGCACTTCCACGCCGATCCCGCCTTCAGCGAGGATGCGCACGCGTTTCACACGGACGGCTTGCTGGTCGTGGCCGACGGCAAGGTGCTTGCCGCCGGCGAATACGATCAATTGTTGCCTGGCTTGCCGGCAGGTACCGAGGTCATCGACTATCGTGGCAAGCTGATTGTTCCTGGCTTTATCGACACCCACTTGCATTTTCCACAGACGGAAATGATCGCCTCGCCCGCGCCGGGCCTGCTGCCATGGCTGGAAACATATACCTTCCCGACCGAGCGCGCGTTCGAAGATCCGGTACATGCGCGCAATGTGGCCGAGTTTTTCCTCGACGAACTGCTGCGTTGCGGTACCACCACCGCGATGGTGTATGGCAGCGTGCACCCGCAATCGGTCGACGCCTTCTTTGGCGCCAGCGAAGAGCGCGGCCTGCGCATGGTGGCCGGCAAGGTGATGATGGACCGTAACTGCCCCGATTTCCTGCGCGACACGGCCGAGTCGGGGGCGCGTGAAAGCGAAGAACTGATACGGCGCTGGCACAAGCAGGGCCGTTCGCTGTACGCGATCACGCCCCGTTTCGTGCCCACTTCCACCAACGAACAGATGCACCTGGCGGGCGAACTGGCGCGCGCCTATCCGGACACCTATCTGCAGACGCACGTGTCGGAAAACGAGGATGAATGCCGCTGGGTGCGCGAACTGCATCCGCAGGCGCGCAGCTACCTCGACGTGTATGACCACTACGGCATGCTGCGCCCGCGCGCCATGTTCGGCCATTGCATCTGGCTCGACGAGCGCGACCGCGCGCGCATGGCGGAAACGTCCTCGGCGGCCGCCATTTGTCCCACCTCCAACTTGTTCCTCGGCAGCGGCCTGTTCGATTTCGAGCGGGCCGATGCGGCGAAAGTGCTGCTGTCGCTGGCCACCGATGTGGGCGGCGGCACCTCGTTCTCGATGTTGCAAACCATGAACGAAGCCTATAAAGTAGCACGCTTGAAAGGCAGCTATCTGCCCGCCTTGCGCATGTTTTACCTGGCGACCCTGGGTGCTGCACGGGCCATGCAGCTGGAAGGCACGCTGGGCAATTTCGCTGCAGGCACGGAAGCGGACTTCATCGTGCTCGACAAGCAATCGACGCCGCTGCTGGCGCGCCGCACGGCTGGCTGTCAAAGCCTGGAGGAATTGCTGTTTGCCTTCGCGCTGCTGGGCGACGACCGTGCCGTGGCTGCCACCTATTCAGGCGGGCAATGCGTGCATGTGCGGGGGCAGGGCTGA
- the xdhC gene encoding xanthine dehydrogenase accessory protein XdhC — translation MSDWLTALPHDDVPSVLVTVALVEGSGPREAGARMRVTNEGQLDTIGGGHLELRAVEIAKTMLATGATRAKLERFALGPSLGQCCGGVVHLAFEPVDGTLNAMLQALRERRQQDSWRVIALDGEPASSLFDADGAWLGGTAGQAPDTFSRERGTHVAQGSDGRRWLVDPCLAPRAHLTLFGAGHVGAAIVRALAHLPCNITWVDEREDMFPAQLPDNVRIAATDAPEEFVAMAPASGSFLVMTHSHALDQRLTEAIMAREDAGWFGLIGSHTKRKQFEHRLQAKGVPDEKIAAMVCPIGMPGIRNKAPAVIAASVACQLLMVWEQAAEAALATPLRLVSASTPPRRKSRAAVHQS, via the coding sequence ATGAGCGACTGGCTGACGGCACTGCCGCATGATGATGTTCCTTCGGTACTGGTGACGGTGGCGCTGGTGGAAGGCTCGGGTCCGCGCGAGGCGGGCGCCAGGATGCGCGTCACCAATGAGGGGCAACTGGACACCATCGGCGGCGGCCACCTGGAATTGCGCGCGGTGGAAATCGCCAAGACCATGCTGGCGACCGGCGCCACTCGGGCAAAACTGGAACGCTTTGCGCTGGGCCCCAGTCTGGGCCAGTGTTGCGGCGGCGTGGTCCACCTGGCGTTCGAGCCGGTTGATGGGACTCTCAACGCCATGCTGCAGGCATTGCGCGAACGTCGCCAGCAAGACAGCTGGCGCGTGATCGCGCTCGATGGCGAGCCGGCATCAAGCCTGTTCGATGCCGATGGCGCATGGCTCGGCGGCACCGCCGGCCAGGCGCCCGATACCTTTTCGCGCGAGCGCGGCACGCATGTGGCGCAGGGTAGCGACGGCCGGCGCTGGCTGGTCGACCCTTGCCTGGCGCCACGAGCGCACCTGACCTTGTTTGGCGCCGGCCATGTGGGCGCGGCCATTGTGCGTGCGCTGGCCCATTTGCCGTGCAATATCACCTGGGTCGATGAGCGCGAGGACATGTTCCCCGCGCAATTGCCCGATAATGTACGCATTGCCGCCACCGATGCGCCGGAAGAATTTGTCGCCATGGCGCCGGCCAGTGGCAGTTTCCTGGTCATGACGCACAGCCACGCGCTGGACCAGCGCCTGACGGAAGCGATCATGGCGCGCGAGGATGCAGGCTGGTTCGGCCTGATCGGCTCGCACACGAAACGCAAGCAGTTCGAACACCGCTTGCAGGCGAAGGGCGTGCCGGATGAAAAGATTGCCGCCATGGTCTGCCCTATCGGCATGCCCGGCATCCGCAACAAGGCGCCGGCCGTGATCGCCGCCTCGGTGGCCTGTCAATTATTAATGGTGTGGGAGCAAGCCGCTGAAGCGGCGCTGGCCACGCCGCTGCGGCTGGTTTCTGCCAGCACGCCACCGCGCCGCAAGTCACGCGCCGCGGTTCACCAGTCATAG